In Populus alba chromosome 1, ASM523922v2, whole genome shotgun sequence, a single window of DNA contains:
- the LOC118033831 gene encoding protein SPA1-RELATED 2 gives MDEGLGDEVASMDVVEQAHLRGKESEHSVKPPESSNLLESREMDVAGVDDYRESSFHVLADMLEGKNENRSASPMDASEQPCSSPRSIDDAGNMNEELMVRNFDGSNLAIVGTPNNRERMQTRQNQWPHLYQIGGGSMTGISRSNILYKDSGQAMLDVRHPSSSDILAQKNLSNERNEVSEQLTHPDFNGLSGNMSSHASIRTKILSKSGFSEFFVKNTLKGKGIVYRGPPQDSFKLQPRYQNNERAVGGPLAASDTPLNLSAKTAMMPSSLGIAGLRPAGSDHDGVSLREWLSAGRHKVNKVECLHIFRQIVDLVDYSHSQGVALPDLRPSSFKLLQSNQVKYLGSAAQRDLVESAKGRNAPYSDNHVVRRRPLEQGMFSSVAASVKKQKFSESMNYTSRWPQFSAKYGLKLESTSDGDIDATVSQNSLNEATEHNCNAEYGIQAKSSSHQPSKTGQRQLTSISDQLEEKWYTSPEELSEGICRTASNIYGLGILLFELLGRFDSDRAHATAMSDLGHRILPPQLLSENPKEAGFCLWLLHPEPSSRPTTREILQSELINGLQEVSAEELSSSVDQDDAESELLLHFLVSLKEQKQKDAAKLVEDVRCLDTDIEEACRRNCSKKHLHHSCLENDFINERQPTSEHKEPSRLEALSLVSPDFQTNKMRLMSNISQLESAYFSMRSKVQLAETDAATRQDKDLLRNHKNWDLAQEDEETQNTTDCLGSFFDGLCKYARYSKFEVRGLLRTGDFNNSANVICSLSFDRDADYFAAAGVSKKIKIFEFNSLFNDSVDIHYPVIEMSNESKLSCICWNSYIKSYLASTGYDGAVKLWDVNTGQVVFQYNEHEKRAWSVDFSQVYPTKLASGSDDCSVKLWSINEKKSTSTIRNIANVCCVQFSSHSTHLLAIGSADYRTYCYDLRNVRAPWCVLAGHDKAVSYVKFLDSETLVTASTDNTLKIWDLNKTSSSGLSPSACSLTLGGHTNEKNFVGLSVANGYIACGSETNEVYAYHRSLPMPITSHKFGSIDPISGKETDCDNGQFVSSVCWRGKSDMVVAANSSGCIKALQML, from the exons ATGGACGAAGGATTGGGTGATGAAGTGGCTTCAATGGACGTGGTGGAGCAGGCCCATCTCCGAGGTAAAGAGAGCGAGCATTCCGTGAAACCACCTGAAAGCTCCAACTTGTTGGAATCTCGTGAAATGGATGTAGCTGGTGTGGATGATTATCGTGAGAGCTCCTTTCATGTACTTGCTGATATGTTGGAGGGTAAGAATGAAAATAGGAGTGCAAGCCCTATGGATGCATCTGAGCAGCCATGCTCTAGCCCTCGCTCTATAGATGATGCTGGGAACATGAATGAAGAATTAATGGTGAGAAATTTTGATGGTTCAAATTTAGCCATTGTTGGTACACCGAACAATAGGGAAAGGATGCAAACTAGGCAGAATCAGTGGCCGCATCTTTATCAAATTGGAGGGGGATCCATGACTGGGATTTCTCGTAGTAATATCTTGTATAAGGACAGTGGTCAAGCAATGCTAGATGTGCGGCACCCATCTTCATCTGACATTTTGGCTCAAAAAAACTTGAGCAATGAAAGAAATGAAGTCTCAGAACAATTGACACATCCTGACTTTAATGGGTTGTCAGGCAATATGAGCTCGCATGCTAGTATCCGGACAAAGATTCTATCGAAATCAGGATTCTCagaattttttgtcaaaaacacCTTGAAAGGTAAGGGGATTGTTTATAGAGGGCCTCCACAAGATAGCTTCAAACTTCAACCAAGATACCAGAACAATGAAAGGGCTGTTGGTGGACCTTTGGCAGCTTCTGATACCCCTTTGAACTTGAGTGCTAAAACTGCAATGATGCCTTCTTCGCTTGGGATTGCTGGACTAAGGCCTGCTGGTTCTGATCATGATGGAGTGAGTTTGAGGGAATGGCTGAGTGCTGGACGGCACAAAGTGAATAAAGTTGAGTGCTTGCATATATTTAGACAGATTGTTGATCTGGTGGATTATTCTCATTCGCAAGGAGTTGCATTGCCTGACTTGCGACCATCTAGCTTTAAGTTGTTGCAATCTAATCAGGTTAAATACCTTGGTTCAGCTGCTCAGAGAGATTTGGTTGAAAGTGCCAAGGGTCGAAATGCACCCTACTCCGACAATCATGTGGTCAGGAGAAGGCCGTTGGAACAAGGAATGTTTTCTTCTGTTGCTGCATCTGTGAAGAAGCAGAAGTTCAGTGAGAGCATGAACTATACCAGTCGCTGGCCTCAGTTCTCTGCAAAATATGGCTTGAAACTTGAATCTACAAGTGACGGGGACATCGATGCTACTGTTTCACAAAATTCTCTAAATGAAGCTACTGAACATAACTGTAATGCAGAATACGGAATTCAGGCCAAGTCCAGCAGCCATCAGCCATCTAAAACAGGTCAACGCCAGTTGACATCTATTAGTGACCAGTTGGAAGAGAAATGGTATACAAGTCCTGAGGAGCTCAGTGAGGGGATCTGCAGGACTGCATCAAATATTTATGGTCTTGGTATTCTTCTATTTGAG TTGCTTGGTCGTTTTGACTCTGACAGAGCACATGCAACAGCAATGTCAGACCTTGGTCACAGGATTCTTCCTCCACAACTTTTATCAGAAAATCCAAAGGAAGCTGGATTCTGCCTTTGGCTACTTCATCCTGAACCCTCATCACGCCCAACAACAAG GGAAATCCTACAATCTGAATTGATTAATGGATTGCAAGAGGTGTCTGCAGAAGAATTGTCATCCTCTGTTGACCAAGATGATGCCGAATCAGAACTTTTGTTGCATTTCCTTGTTTCATTGAAGGAGCAGAAGCAGAAGGACGCTGCTAAGTTAGTGGAAGATGTTAGATGCTTGGATACTGATATTGAAGAGGCTTGTAGGAGAAACTGCTCAAAGAAACACTTGCACCATTCTTGCTTAGAGAATGACTTTATAAATGAAAGGCAACCAACCTCTGAGCATAAAGAACCTTCCAGGTTGGAGGCACTTTCTCTAGTATCTCCTGATTTTCAGACAAACAAAATGAGGTTGATGAGCAATATCAGCCAGCTTGAAAGTGCTTATTTCTCCATGAGATCCAAAGTCCAGCTTGCTGAGACTGATGCTGCCACTCGCCAAGATAAGGACTTACTGAGAAATCATAAGAACTGGGATTTAGCACAAGAGGATGAAGAAACACAGAATACCACTGATTGCCTTGGATCCTTTTTTGATGGTTTGTGCAAGTATGCTCGTTATAGTAAGTTTGAAGTACGTGGGCTACTAAGAACCGGGGACTTCAATAATTCTGCAAATGTTATTTGTTCATTGAGTTTTGACCGCGACGCAGACTATTTTGCTGCTGCTGGAGTatcgaaaaaaataaagatatttgagTTTAATTCACTCTTTAATGACTCTGTTGATATTCATTATCCAGTCATTGAAATGTCAAATGAGTCGAAGCTCAGCTGCATTTGCTGGAACAGCTACATCAAGAGCTACCTGGCTTCAACTGGCTATGATGGTGCTGTTAAG CTATGGGATGTGAATACTGGTCAAGTGGTTTTTCAATATAACGAGCATGAAAAGAGAGCTTGGTCTGTGGACTTTTCTCAAGTATATCCAACAAAATTAGCCAGTGGAAGTGATGATTGTTCTGTGAAGCTGTGGAGCATTAATGAG AAAAAAAGTACAAGCACAATCAGGAACATTGCAAATGTCTGCTGCGTGCAGTTCTCTTCTCACTCTACTCATTTGCTGGCCATTGGGTCTGCAGATTACAGAACCTATTGCTATGATCTTCGGAATGTTAGAGCCCCCTGGTGTGTATTGGCTGGCCATGACAAAGCTGTGAGCTATGTTAAATTCTTGGACTCTGAAACTCTGGTTACTGCATCAACTGACAATACGTTAAAGATTTGGGATCTCAATAAAACCAGCTCCAGTGGTTTATCCCCTAGTGCTTGCAGCTTGACCCTTGGTGGACACACTAACGAGAAG AACTTTGTGGGTCTATCTGTTGCCAATGGTTACATAGCATGTGGATCAGAAACAAACGAG GTTTATGCTTACCATAGATCTCTACCTATGCCAATCACTTCTCACAAGTTTGGTTCAATTGATCCTATTTCTGGTAAGGAAACAGATTGTGACAACGGGCAGTTTGTTTCAAGTGTATGCTGGAGAGGGAAATCAGACATGGTTGTTGCGGCTAATTCAAGTGGGTGTATAAAAGCATTGCAAATGCTATGA
- the LOC118033830 gene encoding CMP-sialic acid transporter 1 isoform X2 codes for MQWYLVALLLTFLTSSQGILTTLSQSNGKYLYDYATVPFLAEVFKLVLSSLLFWRECQISPSTRMTTEWKSVRLYIMGNLKIVTTGILFRLFLRRRLSNLQWMAIILLAVGTTTSQVKGCGEASCDSLFSAPIQGYMLGAVSACLSALAGVYTEFLMKKNNDSLYWQNVQLYTFGSIFNMARLVLDDYRGGYENGSWWQRLFNGYSITTWMVVLNLGSTGLLVSWLMKYADNIVKVYATSMAMLLTMVWSVYLFSFKPTLQLFLGIIICMMSLHMYFAPPNMLLDLPPQVRAAPESLKEVTFERRADS; via the exons ATGCAGTGGTACTTAGTCGCCTTACTTCTCACATTTCTCACCAGCTCtcag GGCATTTTGACTACTCTATCTCAAAGTAATGGAAAGTATTTGTACGACTATGCCACTGTACCCTTTCTTGCTGAAGTTTTCAAG CTGGTGCTTTCTAGTTTACTTTTTTGGAGAGAGTGCCAGATATCACCGTCTACAAGGATGACTACAGAATGGAAGAGTGTGCGCTTATAC ATAATGGGTAATTTGAAGATAGTTACCACTGGCATATTATTCAG GCTGTTCCTGAGGAGGAGACTGTCTAATCTGCAGTGGATGGCAATTATTCTATTAGCTGTTGGAACAACCACAAGTCAG GTTAAAGGTTGTGGAGAAGCATCTTGTGATTCTCTATTTTCAGCTCCAATTCAAGGCTATATGTTGGGGGCAGTATCTGCTTGTCTATCAGCATTAGCAGGTGTCTACACAGAGTTTCTGATGAAGAAGAACAACGATAGCTTGTATTGGCAAAACGTTCAATTATATAC ATTTGGCTCAATATTCAACATGGCTCGGCTTGTCCTGGATGATTACAGAGGTGGATATGAGAACGGATCTTGGTGGCAACGCCTTTTCAATGGCTACAGTATTACAACTTGGATGGTTGTTTTGAATCTTGGATCCACTGGCTTGTTGGTTTCATGGTTGATGAAGTATGCTGACAATATCGTGAAG GTGTATGCTACATCAATGGCAATGCTGCTAACAATGGTTTGGTCTGTGTACCTCTTTAGCTTCAAGCCTACTTTGCAG CTTTTCTTGGGTATTATCATCTGTATGATGTCACTGCACATGTATTTTGCCCCACCAAACATGCTTTTGGATTTGCCTCCACAAGTCCGAGCTGCTCCCGAGAGCCTGAAAGAGGTAACGTTTGAACGAAGAGCAGATTCCTGA
- the LOC118033830 gene encoding CMP-sialic acid transporter 1 isoform X3 has product MQWYLVALLLTFLTSSQGILTTLSQSNGKYLYDYATVPFLAEVFKLVLSSLLFWRECQISPSTRMTTEWKSIMGNLKIVTTGILFRLFLRRRLSNLQWMAIILLAVGTTTSQVKGCGEASCDSLFSAPIQGYMLGAVSACLSALAGVYTEFLMKKNNDSLYWQNVQLYTFGSIFNMARLVLDDYRGGYENGSWWQRLFNGYSITTWMVVLNLGSTGLLVSWLMKYADNIVKVYATSMAMLLTMVWSVYLFSFKPTLQLFLGIIICMMSLHMYFAPPNMLLDLPPQVRAAPESLKEVTFERRADS; this is encoded by the exons ATGCAGTGGTACTTAGTCGCCTTACTTCTCACATTTCTCACCAGCTCtcag GGCATTTTGACTACTCTATCTCAAAGTAATGGAAAGTATTTGTACGACTATGCCACTGTACCCTTTCTTGCTGAAGTTTTCAAG CTGGTGCTTTCTAGTTTACTTTTTTGGAGAGAGTGCCAGATATCACCGTCTACAAGGATGACTACAGAATGGAAGAGT ATAATGGGTAATTTGAAGATAGTTACCACTGGCATATTATTCAG GCTGTTCCTGAGGAGGAGACTGTCTAATCTGCAGTGGATGGCAATTATTCTATTAGCTGTTGGAACAACCACAAGTCAG GTTAAAGGTTGTGGAGAAGCATCTTGTGATTCTCTATTTTCAGCTCCAATTCAAGGCTATATGTTGGGGGCAGTATCTGCTTGTCTATCAGCATTAGCAGGTGTCTACACAGAGTTTCTGATGAAGAAGAACAACGATAGCTTGTATTGGCAAAACGTTCAATTATATAC ATTTGGCTCAATATTCAACATGGCTCGGCTTGTCCTGGATGATTACAGAGGTGGATATGAGAACGGATCTTGGTGGCAACGCCTTTTCAATGGCTACAGTATTACAACTTGGATGGTTGTTTTGAATCTTGGATCCACTGGCTTGTTGGTTTCATGGTTGATGAAGTATGCTGACAATATCGTGAAG GTGTATGCTACATCAATGGCAATGCTGCTAACAATGGTTTGGTCTGTGTACCTCTTTAGCTTCAAGCCTACTTTGCAG CTTTTCTTGGGTATTATCATCTGTATGATGTCACTGCACATGTATTTTGCCCCACCAAACATGCTTTTGGATTTGCCTCCACAAGTCCGAGCTGCTCCCGAGAGCCTGAAAGAGGTAACGTTTGAACGAAGAGCAGATTCCTGA
- the LOC118033830 gene encoding CMP-sialic acid transporter 1 isoform X1, with translation MQWYLVALLLTFLTSSQGILTTLSQSNGKYLYDYATVPFLAEVFKLVLSSLLFWRECQISPSTRMTTEWKSVRLYVVPSIIYLIHNNVQFATLTYLDTSTYQIMGNLKIVTTGILFRLFLRRRLSNLQWMAIILLAVGTTTSQVKGCGEASCDSLFSAPIQGYMLGAVSACLSALAGVYTEFLMKKNNDSLYWQNVQLYTFGSIFNMARLVLDDYRGGYENGSWWQRLFNGYSITTWMVVLNLGSTGLLVSWLMKYADNIVKVYATSMAMLLTMVWSVYLFSFKPTLQLFLGIIICMMSLHMYFAPPNMLLDLPPQVRAAPESLKEVTFERRADS, from the exons ATGCAGTGGTACTTAGTCGCCTTACTTCTCACATTTCTCACCAGCTCtcag GGCATTTTGACTACTCTATCTCAAAGTAATGGAAAGTATTTGTACGACTATGCCACTGTACCCTTTCTTGCTGAAGTTTTCAAG CTGGTGCTTTCTAGTTTACTTTTTTGGAGAGAGTGCCAGATATCACCGTCTACAAGGATGACTACAGAATGGAAGAGTGTGCGCTTATACGTTGTTCCTTCAATCATTTATCTAATTCATAACAATGTTCAGTTTGCTACTTTGACTTATTTGGATACATCCACTTACCAGATAATGGGTAATTTGAAGATAGTTACCACTGGCATATTATTCAG GCTGTTCCTGAGGAGGAGACTGTCTAATCTGCAGTGGATGGCAATTATTCTATTAGCTGTTGGAACAACCACAAGTCAG GTTAAAGGTTGTGGAGAAGCATCTTGTGATTCTCTATTTTCAGCTCCAATTCAAGGCTATATGTTGGGGGCAGTATCTGCTTGTCTATCAGCATTAGCAGGTGTCTACACAGAGTTTCTGATGAAGAAGAACAACGATAGCTTGTATTGGCAAAACGTTCAATTATATAC ATTTGGCTCAATATTCAACATGGCTCGGCTTGTCCTGGATGATTACAGAGGTGGATATGAGAACGGATCTTGGTGGCAACGCCTTTTCAATGGCTACAGTATTACAACTTGGATGGTTGTTTTGAATCTTGGATCCACTGGCTTGTTGGTTTCATGGTTGATGAAGTATGCTGACAATATCGTGAAG GTGTATGCTACATCAATGGCAATGCTGCTAACAATGGTTTGGTCTGTGTACCTCTTTAGCTTCAAGCCTACTTTGCAG CTTTTCTTGGGTATTATCATCTGTATGATGTCACTGCACATGTATTTTGCCCCACCAAACATGCTTTTGGATTTGCCTCCACAAGTCCGAGCTGCTCCCGAGAGCCTGAAAGAGGTAACGTTTGAACGAAGAGCAGATTCCTGA
- the LOC118033828 gene encoding arabinogalactan protein 16, whose protein sequence is MAGVSRIAVAVVALALASAFVLPVAQAQAPAPAPTSDGTSIDQGIAYVLMLVALVLTYLIHMADLSHSF, encoded by the exons atggctGGTGTTTCCAGGATTGCTGTAGCTGTTGTTGCTCTTGCTCTTGCGTCTGCCTTTGTTCTGCCTGTTGCTCAGGCTCAAGCTCCTGCTCCTGCCCCCACCAGTGAtg GGACATCAATTGACCAAGGCATTGCATACGTGCTGATGTTGGTGGCACTAGTGCTCACATACCTCATTCACATGGCAGACTTATCTCACAGCTTCTGA